In the Gorilla gorilla gorilla isolate KB3781 chromosome 10, NHGRI_mGorGor1-v2.1_pri, whole genome shotgun sequence genome, one interval contains:
- the LOC115930203 gene encoding protein phosphatase 1 regulatory subunit 14B-like, protein MADSGTAGGAALAAAAPAPGPGSGGPGPRVYFQSPPGAAGDGPGGADDEGPVRRQGKVTVKYDRKELRKRLNLEEWILEQLTRLYDCQEEEIPELEIDVDELLDMESDDARAARVKELLVDCYKPTEAFISGLLDKIRGMQKLSTPQKK, encoded by the coding sequence ATGGCGGACAGCGGCACCGCGGGGGGCGCGGCGTTGGCGGCGGCGGCCCCGGCCCCAGGGCCGGGCAGTGGCGGCCCAGGACCACGCGTCTACTTTCAGAGCCCCCCCGGGGCCGCAGGAGACGGCCCGGGCGGCGCAGACGATGAGGGCCCAGTGAGGCGCCAAGGGAAGGTCACCGTCAAGTATGACCGCAAGGAGCTACGGAAGCGCCTCAACCTAGAGGAGTGGATCCTGGAGCAGCTCACGCGCCTCTACGACTGCCAGGAAGAGGAGATCCCAGAACTGGAGATTGACGTGGATGAGCTCCTGGACATGGAGAGTGACGATGCCCGGGCTGCCAGGGTCAAGGAGCTGCTGGTTGACTGTTACAAACCCACAGAGGCCTTCATTTCTGGCCTGCTGGACAAGATCCGGGGCATGCAGAAGCTGAGCACACCCCAGAAGAAGTGA